One part of the Anaeromyxobacter sp. Fw109-5 genome encodes these proteins:
- a CDS encoding energy transducer TonB: protein MTPTRPRLRRRVRRDRLGVRTLLAIALSLGANAALLWGLLSAGAFTFRAPAPVRPVSLAQLSRSDWEANRAVDRQPPPPTPPRASPPAPPKEELPKGKVVELAPDAPGEDAPPKDSRYLSDRNRRVEQETVSRYAGNSPNLLSRPSPGSPGREAAGEGGRAERRTEAKDGTSGQRGTGAERARAARQEQQEKLALAPGPGGEIPPQQGRERVDGVAPAIPGAPGDGAERLQGPTRPDLSVGREALARLAGGPNMDGYGEAEEGDVTALNTREFKYATFFNQVRREIGADWYPRVRAAVRERDPEFKHFFYKERTVVVGVTLDRAGHVTGLSVLQSSNVDFFDRVAMTSVRQAQPFPNPPGGLFGSEQTTRVPFVFTLYPADRRPFVMWERPQP from the coding sequence ATGACGCCGACTCGACCCCGCCTCCGGCGCCGCGTTCGCCGTGATCGCCTCGGCGTCCGCACGCTCCTCGCGATCGCGCTGTCGCTGGGGGCGAACGCCGCCCTGCTGTGGGGCCTGCTCTCGGCGGGCGCTTTCACCTTCCGCGCGCCGGCTCCGGTCCGGCCCGTCTCGCTGGCGCAGCTGTCGCGCTCGGACTGGGAAGCGAACCGCGCGGTGGATCGCCAGCCACCGCCGCCCACGCCCCCGCGCGCCTCACCGCCAGCGCCGCCGAAGGAAGAGCTGCCCAAGGGCAAGGTGGTGGAGCTCGCTCCCGACGCGCCCGGCGAGGACGCGCCGCCGAAGGACAGCCGCTACCTCTCCGACCGGAACCGGCGCGTCGAGCAGGAGACCGTCTCGCGCTACGCGGGGAACTCGCCGAACCTCCTCTCGCGACCGTCGCCGGGCTCTCCCGGCCGCGAGGCGGCGGGGGAGGGGGGGCGCGCGGAGCGTCGGACCGAGGCGAAGGACGGGACCTCGGGTCAGCGCGGCACCGGCGCGGAGCGCGCGCGGGCGGCTCGCCAGGAGCAGCAGGAGAAGCTGGCGCTCGCGCCGGGCCCAGGCGGCGAGATCCCGCCGCAGCAGGGCCGGGAGCGGGTCGACGGCGTCGCGCCCGCGATCCCCGGCGCCCCGGGCGACGGCGCCGAGCGACTGCAGGGGCCGACCCGGCCGGACCTGTCCGTCGGCCGGGAGGCGCTCGCGCGGCTCGCGGGCGGTCCGAACATGGACGGCTACGGGGAGGCGGAGGAGGGCGACGTGACGGCCCTCAACACCCGCGAGTTCAAGTACGCCACGTTCTTCAACCAGGTCCGGCGGGAGATCGGCGCCGACTGGTACCCACGCGTGCGCGCCGCCGTTCGCGAGCGCGACCCGGAGTTCAAGCACTTCTTCTACAAGGAGCGCACCGTGGTGGTGGGGGTCACGCTCGACCGCGCGGGCCACGTGACGGGCCTCTCGGTCCTCCAGTCGTCCAACGTCGACTTCTTCGACCGCGTGGCGATGACGTCGGTGCGCCAGGCGCAGCCGTTCCCCAACCCGCCCGGCGGGCTGTTCGGCTCCGAGCAGACGACGCGCGTCCCCTTCGTCTTCACGCTCTATCCCGCCGACCGCCGGCCGTTCGTGATGTGGGAGCGGCCGCAGCCTTGA
- a CDS encoding biosynthetic peptidoglycan transglycosylase, translated as MRAERDIRPSPARPPVRVRRAALGALALLVGVYASAQGLTHLPAFQRWARDRIAAELRLRFGDVTVAPGVAIDPLFRARFGPVTLPGASPREPLVRIEHVTVRPRLLELLRGRVEPASVRLRGIRIAAGPRGRALRALLDRRTRAAPPVDGRPAESPRPRPAARAPFPSIHLRGVIVVLPLGRRSAELGPFDADLSGERDAAATAFALALRLPGGGRGEVTARSQGDRWHARVRLDHLGPALLSPALQDAPATLADGVLSVELEAEADDRLTRAEARLRASGERLFVSGERVAETPLGPFRAGAEGTVTWDATERRVAFREGLLSLGSALRVAVAAEARLGSGLPFSASFRADRVDWPALVAAVPPALAPPPEAPVPRGDLDASLDVAGPLLAPSAWTLRASLELARMREASRKGTPAALRRPFPYHPVDGAGERGRAFEIGPRTATFVPVAELPEHVIRAVTTSEDAGFFGHPGFDFAELQDAFVRGAEEGRVVRGGSTITQQLAKNLYLSREKTVARKLREAAITIALEAAVPKARLLEIYLNLVEWGPGVFGIGAAAQHWFGKDARELSAKEAAFLASIIPNPIRYHGMRARGSPSDAWEQRVEDILLKMTEQGALTDEDLLRALSEPIVFREG; from the coding sequence ATGCGTGCCGAGCGAGACATCCGGCCGTCGCCGGCCCGCCCTCCCGTGAGGGTACGCCGCGCCGCCCTTGGGGCGCTCGCGCTGCTCGTGGGCGTCTATGCGTCGGCGCAGGGGCTCACCCACCTGCCCGCCTTCCAGCGGTGGGCCCGGGACCGGATCGCGGCCGAGCTGCGACTCCGGTTCGGCGACGTGACGGTCGCACCCGGCGTCGCGATCGATCCGCTCTTCCGGGCGCGCTTCGGCCCGGTCACCCTCCCGGGCGCGAGCCCGCGCGAGCCGCTGGTCCGGATCGAGCATGTCACCGTCCGCCCGCGCCTCCTGGAGCTCCTGCGCGGCCGCGTCGAGCCCGCCTCGGTTCGGCTGCGGGGGATCCGCATCGCGGCCGGTCCGCGCGGACGAGCGCTCCGCGCGCTCCTCGACCGCCGCACGCGCGCGGCGCCTCCCGTCGACGGACGGCCCGCGGAGTCGCCGCGCCCGCGCCCCGCGGCGCGCGCCCCCTTTCCGTCCATCCACCTCCGCGGCGTGATCGTGGTGCTGCCGCTCGGGCGGCGCTCCGCGGAGCTGGGCCCCTTCGACGCCGACCTCTCCGGCGAGCGCGACGCCGCGGCCACCGCCTTCGCGCTCGCCCTGCGGCTGCCCGGCGGCGGCCGGGGCGAGGTCACCGCGCGCAGCCAGGGCGACCGCTGGCACGCGCGCGTCCGGCTCGATCACCTCGGCCCGGCGCTCCTGTCGCCGGCGCTGCAGGACGCTCCCGCGACGCTCGCGGACGGCGTGCTCTCGGTCGAGCTCGAGGCGGAGGCCGACGACCGGCTCACGCGCGCGGAGGCTCGCCTGCGCGCGTCCGGGGAGCGGCTGTTCGTCTCGGGCGAGCGCGTCGCCGAGACCCCGCTCGGCCCGTTCCGGGCGGGCGCCGAGGGCACGGTCACGTGGGATGCCACGGAGCGCCGCGTGGCCTTCCGGGAGGGTCTCCTCTCGCTGGGGAGCGCGCTCCGGGTCGCCGTCGCGGCGGAGGCCCGGCTCGGCTCGGGGCTGCCGTTCAGCGCCTCCTTCCGCGCCGACCGCGTCGACTGGCCCGCGCTCGTCGCGGCCGTCCCCCCGGCCCTCGCTCCACCGCCGGAGGCGCCGGTCCCCCGCGGCGATCTCGACGCCAGCCTCGACGTCGCCGGCCCGCTGCTCGCCCCCTCCGCCTGGACCCTCCGCGCCTCGCTCGAGCTCGCGCGCATGCGGGAGGCGTCGCGCAAGGGGACGCCGGCCGCGCTCCGCAGGCCCTTCCCGTACCACCCGGTGGACGGCGCGGGCGAGCGGGGCCGGGCGTTCGAGATCGGCCCCCGCACGGCGACCTTCGTCCCGGTCGCGGAGCTGCCGGAGCACGTCATCCGCGCCGTGACCACGAGCGAGGACGCCGGCTTCTTCGGCCACCCGGGCTTCGACTTCGCCGAGCTCCAGGATGCCTTCGTCCGCGGCGCCGAGGAGGGCCGCGTGGTGCGGGGCGGCTCGACCATCACCCAGCAGCTCGCGAAGAACCTCTACCTCTCGCGGGAGAAGACCGTCGCCCGCAAGCTGCGCGAGGCGGCGATCACGATCGCGCTGGAGGCGGCGGTCCCCAAGGCGCGCCTCCTCGAGATCTACCTCAACCTGGTGGAGTGGGGTCCGGGCGTGTTCGGGATCGGCGCGGCGGCCCAGCACTGGTTCGGCAAGGACGCCCGCGAGCTCTCCGCGAAGGAGGCCGCGTTCCTGGCCTCGATCATCCCGAACCCGATCCGCTACCACGGCATGCGCGCCCGCGGCAGCCCGAGCGACGCCTGGGAGCAGCGGGTGGAGGACATCCTGCTGAAGATGACGGAGCAGGGGGCCCTCACCGACGAGGACCTGCTTCGCGCGCTGTCGGAGCCGATCGTCTTCCGCGAGGGCTGA
- a CDS encoding acyltransferase family protein, with the protein MTPPRRKLWLDWQRGLAVLFMIEVHVLDAWLAPDARTGAVYHALRMLGGFAAPGFLFMAGLSQALADAAAERKGLPPGARRAAALRRALWLLGVAYAFRAVAFLAGGAWRRPGGLGDVLRVDILNVIAVGLVLSALLSVGRSARLGALLAGAAALAIVLTTPLVADALRHYDLPAAGAAAGAAARQAPNRAVDVLLAYLYAGWPRANFHLFNWAAFLLAGSAVAPLARGERRPALWLGLAAALFALGWWADRWPAVYAYQQFWRTSPSWFAMRLAVCLAMTGALQLVPDAAERGLGWLTLLGRQSLVGYVASVELTYGALASPVKRVLSFPATVLGIVAMVALTWAISLGWEKYRGRRRAGGPRGEGGAGKVSGAAA; encoded by the coding sequence ATGACGCCCCCCCGCCGCAAGCTCTGGCTCGACTGGCAGCGCGGTCTCGCCGTGCTGTTCATGATCGAGGTGCACGTCCTCGACGCGTGGCTCGCGCCCGACGCGCGGACGGGCGCCGTGTACCACGCGCTCCGCATGCTGGGCGGGTTCGCCGCGCCCGGCTTCCTGTTCATGGCCGGCCTCTCCCAGGCGCTCGCCGACGCCGCGGCGGAGCGGAAGGGCCTCCCGCCCGGCGCGCGGCGCGCGGCGGCCCTGCGGCGAGCGCTGTGGCTCCTCGGAGTCGCGTACGCCTTCCGGGCGGTCGCGTTCCTGGCCGGCGGGGCCTGGCGCCGCCCCGGCGGCCTCGGCGACGTCCTCCGCGTGGACATCCTGAACGTGATCGCCGTGGGGCTCGTGCTCTCTGCGCTGCTCTCTGTCGGCCGTTCCGCGCGACTGGGCGCGCTGCTCGCCGGAGCGGCGGCGCTCGCCATCGTCCTCACCACGCCGCTCGTGGCCGACGCGCTCCGCCACTACGACCTGCCGGCCGCCGGCGCGGCGGCGGGCGCTGCCGCGCGGCAGGCGCCGAACCGGGCGGTGGACGTCCTCCTCGCATACCTGTACGCGGGCTGGCCTCGCGCGAACTTCCACCTCTTCAACTGGGCCGCCTTCCTCCTCGCCGGGAGCGCGGTCGCGCCCCTCGCGCGAGGAGAGCGGCGGCCCGCCCTGTGGCTCGGGCTCGCCGCCGCGCTGTTCGCGCTCGGGTGGTGGGCGGACCGCTGGCCGGCGGTGTACGCGTACCAGCAGTTCTGGCGGACGTCGCCCTCCTGGTTCGCGATGCGGCTCGCCGTGTGCCTCGCGATGACCGGCGCGCTTCAGCTCGTGCCCGACGCGGCGGAGCGCGGCCTGGGCTGGCTCACGCTGCTCGGGCGGCAGTCGCTCGTCGGATATGTGGCGTCGGTCGAGCTCACCTACGGTGCGCTGGCCTCGCCCGTGAAGCGCGTGCTCTCGTTTCCAGCGACGGTCCTCGGGATCGTCGCCATGGTCGCCCTCACGTGGGCGATCTCGCTCGGCTGGGAGAAGTACCGCGGCCGCCGGCGCGCGGGAGGGCCGCGCGGCGAGGGCGGCGCCGGCAAGGTGAGCGGCGCGGCCGCGTAA
- the infA gene encoding translation initiation factor IF-1 produces MSEKEAGIEVQGTVEEALAGGMYRVKVDQGPTVLAYASGKMKKFHIRIIPGDRVKLELSPYDLTRGRITYRDK; encoded by the coding sequence ATGAGCGAGAAGGAAGCCGGCATCGAGGTACAGGGTACGGTCGAGGAGGCCCTCGCCGGCGGCATGTACCGCGTCAAGGTCGACCAGGGCCCGACGGTCCTCGCCTACGCCTCCGGGAAGATGAAGAAGTTCCACATCCGCATCATCCCGGGCGACCGGGTGAAGCTCGAGCTCTCTCCGTACGACCTGACCCGCGGTCGCATCACCTACCGCGACAAGTGA
- a CDS encoding cold-shock protein, whose amino-acid sequence MATGTVKWFNDAKGFGFISQEGGEDVFVHHTAIQMDGFRTLKEGERVEFDVTQGPKGLQAANVRR is encoded by the coding sequence ATGGCGACCGGTACCGTGAAGTGGTTCAACGACGCGAAGGGCTTCGGGTTCATCTCGCAGGAGGGCGGCGAGGACGTGTTCGTCCACCACACCGCGATCCAGATGGACGGGTTTCGCACCCTGAAGGAGGGTGAGCGCGTCGAGTTCGACGTCACCCAGGGCCCCAAGGGGCTTCAGGCAGCGAACGTCCGGCGGTAG
- the ruvX gene encoding Holliday junction resolvase RuvX, producing MRYLGLDLGRARIGLALADDVLRTARPLSVVRHRTREADLASIAATLREWEVGTAVVGLPLNMDGSEGASARYARAFAEELARATGVPVELFDERLSTFEAESRLREQGFSARELRGRVDAEAAAVILQGWLDGRHA from the coding sequence ATGCGCTACCTCGGCCTGGACCTCGGCCGCGCCCGGATCGGCCTCGCCCTCGCCGACGACGTGCTCCGCACGGCTCGCCCGCTGTCCGTCGTGCGCCACCGCACGCGCGAGGCGGACCTCGCCTCGATCGCGGCCACCCTCCGCGAGTGGGAGGTCGGGACCGCGGTGGTCGGGTTGCCGCTCAACATGGACGGCAGCGAGGGCGCCTCGGCCCGGTACGCGCGGGCGTTCGCGGAGGAGCTGGCGCGCGCGACGGGCGTCCCGGTGGAGCTGTTCGACGAGCGGCTCTCCACCTTCGAGGCGGAGTCGCGGCTGCGCGAGCAGGGGTTCTCCGCGCGAGAGCTCCGCGGGCGCGTCGACGCCGAGGCCGCGGCCGTGATCCTGCAGGGCTGGCTCGATGGGAGGCACGCGTGA
- the mltG gene encoding endolytic transglycosylase MltG encodes MKRFVLAVLLLALVAAGGAAFVAWRDLASFRETPYGDPEEKVVVVPPGASARVVIRTLARGGVLSDERTAWRYFRYVKRDPRAFRSGEYAFAGPLRPDEVLERVFRGDVKLYRFTVPEGLRMEEIAAIVARSGLAAEAAFLEVARDPAVARGLGLPYANLEGFLFPDTYSFPRGASARAIAAAMVARFDTEYAKAEAVRAPGVSLDRGRVATLASIVEKETGREDERPRIACVFHNRLRLGMPLQTDPTVMYATMLRTGRWSRNITRTDLLTPHPYNTYTTAGLPPGPIASAGAAALRAALAPADCKDLYFVSRNDGSHVFCPDLACHNAAVQRWQVEFFRRSAR; translated from the coding sequence GTGAAGCGCTTCGTCCTCGCCGTGCTCCTCCTCGCGCTCGTCGCCGCGGGCGGCGCGGCGTTCGTCGCCTGGCGCGATCTCGCCTCGTTCCGCGAGACGCCCTACGGCGACCCGGAGGAGAAGGTGGTGGTGGTCCCGCCCGGCGCGAGCGCGCGGGTCGTGATCCGCACGCTCGCGCGCGGCGGCGTGCTGTCGGACGAGCGCACGGCGTGGCGGTATTTCCGGTACGTGAAGCGCGACCCCCGCGCGTTCCGCTCGGGCGAGTATGCGTTCGCGGGTCCGCTGCGCCCGGACGAGGTGCTCGAGCGCGTGTTCCGCGGGGACGTGAAGCTCTACCGCTTCACCGTCCCGGAGGGGCTGCGCATGGAGGAGATCGCCGCCATCGTCGCGCGGAGCGGGCTCGCCGCGGAGGCGGCCTTCCTGGAGGTCGCGCGGGATCCGGCGGTCGCGCGGGGGCTCGGCCTCCCCTACGCCAACCTCGAAGGGTTCCTCTTCCCCGACACGTACAGCTTCCCGCGGGGGGCCTCCGCCCGCGCGATCGCCGCCGCGATGGTCGCGCGGTTCGACACCGAGTACGCGAAGGCCGAGGCGGTTCGCGCCCCGGGCGTGAGCCTCGATCGGGGCCGGGTGGCGACGCTCGCCTCGATCGTGGAGAAGGAGACCGGGCGCGAGGACGAGCGCCCGCGGATCGCGTGCGTCTTCCACAACCGGCTCCGGCTCGGCATGCCGCTCCAGACCGACCCGACCGTGATGTACGCGACGATGCTCCGGACGGGCCGCTGGTCGCGGAACATCACGCGGACGGATCTCCTCACGCCGCACCCTTACAACACGTACACGACCGCGGGCCTGCCCCCTGGCCCGATCGCCAGCGCGGGGGCCGCGGCGCTCCGCGCGGCGCTCGCGCCGGCGGACTGCAAGGACCTCTACTTCGTCTCCCGCAACGACGGCTCGCACGTCTTCTGCCCGGACCTCGCGTGCCACAACGCGGCCGTCCAGCGCTGGCAGGTGGAGTTCTTCCGCCGCAGCGCGCGCTGA
- a CDS encoding PrkA family serine protein kinase — MRDVRDVTQTNWVSRIAALQDREGYSEQHWEGSFEEYLALVRQNPKVTRTAFQRVYDMILSHGKTEYIDNKKKLIRYNFFTDPDFGGKDAIYGLDIPLMKLVNVFKSAAQMYGTEKRVILLHGPVGSSKSTIARLLKKGLEAYSKTAEGALYTFAWDIERASLDGQRRRELMPCPMHEEPLHLVPHEWRAKVYAELSPPDSGYTIPDTGDLCPACRFVFKDLMTEYKGDWEKVMTHVRVRRQILSEKDRVGVGTFQPKDEKNQDSTELTGDINYRKIAEYGSDSDPRAFNFDGEFNIANRGIIEFVEILKLDVAFLYDLLGATQEHKIKPKKFPQTDIDEVIIGHTNEPEYRKLQSNEFMEALRDRTVKIDIPYISRLDEEVKIYERDYNSHKIRGKHIAPHTLEMAAMWGVLTRLEEPKKHNLTLVQKLKLYNGKTLPNFTEDNIKELRKEAQREGMEGISPRYVQDKISNALVSDKGDGCVNPFMVLNELESGLRQHSLISSEEQRKRFRDLLTDVKREYEDVVKNEVQRAISADEDAITKLCANYIDNIKAYTQREKVRNKYTGQYEEPDERLMRSIEEKIDIAESRKDDFRREIMNYIGALAIEGKTFNYRTNERLHKALELKLFEDQKDSIKLKNLVASVVDRDTQEKIDVVKQRLIKNYGYCEVCSTDVLNFVASIFARGDAKD; from the coding sequence ATGCGAGACGTCCGTGATGTGACGCAGACGAACTGGGTGTCGCGGATCGCGGCGCTGCAGGACCGCGAGGGATACTCGGAGCAGCACTGGGAGGGCTCCTTCGAGGAGTACCTCGCGCTCGTGCGGCAGAACCCCAAGGTCACGCGGACCGCCTTCCAGCGCGTCTACGACATGATCCTGTCGCACGGGAAGACCGAGTACATCGACAACAAGAAGAAGCTCATCCGCTACAACTTCTTCACCGATCCGGACTTCGGCGGGAAGGACGCGATCTACGGGCTCGACATCCCGCTCATGAAGCTCGTGAACGTGTTCAAGAGCGCGGCCCAGATGTACGGGACCGAGAAGCGCGTCATCCTCCTGCACGGCCCGGTGGGCTCGTCGAAGTCGACGATCGCGCGCCTCCTGAAGAAGGGGCTCGAGGCCTACTCCAAGACGGCGGAGGGTGCGCTCTACACCTTCGCCTGGGACATCGAGCGCGCGAGCCTCGACGGGCAGCGACGCCGCGAGCTGATGCCCTGCCCGATGCACGAGGAGCCGCTGCACCTCGTGCCGCACGAATGGCGCGCGAAGGTCTACGCGGAGCTCTCGCCGCCGGACTCCGGCTACACGATCCCCGACACGGGCGACCTCTGCCCGGCCTGCCGCTTCGTCTTCAAGGACCTGATGACCGAGTACAAGGGCGACTGGGAGAAGGTGATGACCCACGTCCGCGTGCGGCGCCAGATCCTCTCCGAGAAGGATCGCGTGGGCGTCGGCACGTTCCAGCCGAAGGACGAGAAGAACCAGGACTCGACCGAGCTCACCGGCGACATCAACTACCGGAAGATCGCGGAGTACGGCTCCGACTCCGATCCGCGCGCGTTCAACTTCGACGGCGAGTTCAACATCGCCAACCGCGGCATCATCGAGTTCGTCGAGATCCTGAAGCTCGACGTGGCGTTCCTCTACGACCTACTCGGCGCCACGCAGGAGCACAAGATCAAGCCGAAGAAGTTCCCGCAGACGGACATCGACGAGGTCATCATCGGGCACACGAACGAGCCCGAGTACCGGAAGCTCCAGTCGAACGAGTTCATGGAGGCGCTGCGGGATCGCACCGTCAAGATCGACATCCCCTACATCTCCCGCCTCGACGAGGAGGTGAAGATCTACGAGCGCGACTACAACAGCCACAAGATCCGCGGGAAGCACATCGCGCCGCACACGCTCGAGATGGCCGCGATGTGGGGCGTGCTCACCCGGCTCGAGGAGCCGAAGAAGCACAACCTCACCCTCGTGCAGAAGCTGAAGCTCTACAACGGCAAGACGCTGCCGAACTTCACCGAGGACAACATCAAGGAGCTCCGCAAGGAGGCGCAGCGCGAGGGGATGGAGGGCATCAGCCCGCGCTACGTGCAGGACAAGATCTCGAACGCGCTCGTCTCGGACAAGGGCGACGGCTGCGTGAACCCGTTCATGGTGCTGAACGAGCTCGAGTCGGGCCTCCGCCAGCACTCGCTCATCTCCTCCGAGGAGCAGCGCAAGCGCTTCCGGGACCTGCTCACCGACGTGAAGCGCGAGTACGAGGACGTCGTGAAGAACGAGGTCCAGCGCGCGATCAGCGCCGACGAGGACGCGATCACCAAGCTCTGCGCGAACTACATCGACAACATCAAGGCCTACACCCAGCGCGAGAAGGTCCGCAACAAGTACACGGGCCAGTACGAGGAGCCGGACGAGCGCCTCATGCGGTCGATCGAGGAGAAGATCGACATCGCCGAGAGCCGGAAGGACGACTTCCGCCGCGAGATCATGAACTACATCGGCGCGCTCGCGATCGAAGGGAAGACCTTCAACTACCGGACGAACGAGCGGCTCCACAAGGCGCTCGAGCTGAAGCTCTTCGAGGACCAGAAGGACTCGATCAAGCTCAAGAACCTCGTCGCCTCGGTGGTGGACCGCGACACGCAGGAGAAGATCGACGTCGTGAAGCAGCGGCTCATCAAGAACTACGGCTACTGCGAGGTCTGCTCCACGGACGTGCTGAACTTCGTCGCCTCGATCTTCGCGCGCGGGGACGCGAAGGACTAG
- a CDS encoding DUF444 family protein, whose product MTLKIKQDHARFRDIVRGRIKRNLKKYVQKGEMIGKKGKDFITIPVPTIDIPHFRFGERSQGGVGQGEGEQGDPLSPGDGQQGSGQAGQGEGQHILEVDVSLEELADILGEELALPRIQPKGKDRIVTTKLKYTGVAPAGPESLRHFKRTYKQALRRQIASGSYNWRKPVIVPVREDRRYRTWKQVPLPETNAAVIYMMDVSGSMGDEQKEIVRIESFWIDTWLRKHYKGLETRYIIHDAVAREVDRDTFFHTRESGGTMISSAYKLALEMIESDYAPGSWNVYPFHFSDGDNWSADDTRLCVDLLQNRILPVVNLFAYGQVESPYGSGQFIKDLKDAIGARDNVALSEIADKDGIYASIKTFLGTGK is encoded by the coding sequence ATGACCCTCAAGATCAAGCAGGACCACGCCCGGTTCCGCGACATCGTCCGCGGCCGCATCAAGCGGAACCTCAAGAAGTACGTCCAGAAGGGAGAGATGATCGGGAAGAAGGGGAAGGACTTCATCACCATCCCCGTCCCGACCATCGACATCCCGCACTTCCGCTTCGGTGAGCGCTCGCAGGGGGGCGTGGGCCAGGGCGAGGGGGAGCAGGGCGATCCGCTCTCGCCGGGCGACGGGCAGCAGGGCTCGGGGCAGGCCGGCCAGGGCGAGGGGCAGCACATCCTCGAGGTCGACGTCTCGCTCGAGGAGCTCGCCGACATCCTCGGCGAGGAGCTCGCCCTCCCCCGGATCCAGCCGAAGGGCAAGGACCGGATCGTCACCACGAAGCTCAAGTACACCGGCGTCGCGCCGGCGGGGCCCGAGTCCCTGCGCCACTTCAAGCGCACCTACAAGCAGGCGCTGCGGCGGCAGATCGCGAGCGGATCCTACAACTGGCGCAAGCCCGTCATCGTCCCGGTGCGGGAGGACCGGCGCTACCGCACCTGGAAGCAGGTGCCGCTCCCGGAGACGAACGCCGCCGTCATCTACATGATGGACGTGTCCGGATCGATGGGCGACGAGCAGAAGGAGATCGTCCGCATCGAGTCCTTCTGGATCGACACCTGGCTGCGCAAGCACTACAAGGGCCTCGAGACCCGCTACATCATCCACGACGCCGTCGCGCGAGAGGTCGACCGCGACACGTTCTTCCACACCCGCGAGTCGGGCGGGACGATGATCTCGTCCGCCTACAAGCTCGCCCTCGAGATGATCGAGAGCGACTACGCGCCCGGCAGCTGGAACGTGTACCCGTTCCACTTCTCCGACGGCGACAACTGGAGCGCGGACGACACGCGGCTCTGCGTGGACCTGCTCCAGAACCGGATCCTCCCGGTGGTCAACCTGTTCGCGTACGGCCAGGTCGAGAGCCCCTACGGCTCGGGGCAGTTCATCAAGGACCTGAAGGACGCGATCGGCGCGCGCGACAACGTGGCGCTCTCCGAGATCGCCGACAAGGACGGGATCTACGCCTCCATCAAGACGTTCCTCGGGACCGGCAAGTAG
- a CDS encoding SpoVR family protein codes for MDRKTQLPAHLHDIRKRIEGYAREYGLDFFDTIFEVLNFDEINMVAAYGGFPNRYPHWRFGMDYERLSKGYEYGLSKIYEMVINNDPSYAYLLESNMDVDQKLVMAHVYGHVDFFKNNFMFRHTNRKMMDQMANHATRVRRYQDKLGVELVEDFIDRCLSLENLIDYQSPYVKRRPDHPEEDERKIAKGFKTEREYMREFINPPAFLEAQQKRLDEEASRKRKFPERPERDVLLFLLEHAPLERWEHDVLSIVREESYYFAPQGQTKIMNEGWATYWHSKIMTEKALEASEIIDYADHHSGTLATHPGQLNPYKLGVELWRDIEDRWNKGRFGKEYDDCDSFVERKNWDKRLGLGREKIFEVRKHYNDVTFIDEFLTLEFVLEQRLFTYGYNDKHQRWEVMEREFKKVKEKLLHMLTNFGQPAIAVEDGNYDNRGELLLVHKHDGVDLKLDYARDTLKHLQTLWRRPVNLVSRIEGRGTLFRFDGKEHSDRRVEL; via the coding sequence ATGGACCGCAAGACGCAGCTCCCGGCCCACCTGCACGACATCCGCAAGCGGATCGAGGGCTACGCCCGCGAGTACGGGCTCGACTTCTTCGACACGATCTTCGAGGTCCTGAACTTCGACGAGATCAACATGGTCGCCGCCTACGGCGGCTTCCCGAACCGCTACCCGCACTGGCGGTTCGGCATGGACTACGAGCGGCTGTCGAAGGGCTACGAGTACGGGCTCTCCAAGATCTACGAGATGGTCATCAACAACGACCCCTCGTACGCGTACCTGCTCGAGTCCAACATGGACGTGGACCAGAAGCTCGTGATGGCCCACGTCTACGGCCACGTCGACTTCTTCAAGAACAACTTCATGTTCCGGCACACCAACCGGAAGATGATGGACCAGATGGCGAACCACGCCACGCGCGTGCGGCGCTACCAGGACAAGCTCGGCGTGGAGCTCGTGGAGGACTTCATCGATCGCTGCCTCTCGCTCGAGAACCTCATCGACTACCAGTCCCCCTACGTGAAGCGCCGGCCGGACCACCCGGAGGAGGACGAGCGCAAGATCGCGAAGGGGTTCAAGACCGAGCGCGAGTACATGCGCGAGTTCATCAACCCGCCGGCGTTCCTCGAGGCCCAGCAGAAGCGGCTCGACGAGGAGGCCTCCCGCAAGCGCAAGTTCCCGGAGCGCCCCGAGCGCGACGTGCTGCTCTTCCTGCTCGAGCACGCCCCCCTCGAGCGCTGGGAGCACGACGTCCTCTCCATCGTGCGCGAGGAGTCCTACTACTTCGCCCCGCAGGGCCAGACCAAGATCATGAACGAGGGGTGGGCCACCTACTGGCACTCCAAGATCATGACGGAGAAGGCCCTGGAGGCGTCCGAGATCATCGACTACGCGGACCACCACTCCGGCACCCTCGCCACCCACCCCGGCCAGCTCAACCCCTACAAGCTCGGGGTCGAGCTCTGGCGCGACATCGAGGATCGCTGGAACAAGGGGCGCTTCGGGAAGGAGTACGACGACTGCGACTCCTTCGTGGAGCGCAAGAACTGGGACAAGCGGCTCGGGCTCGGCCGCGAGAAGATCTTCGAGGTCCGCAAGCACTACAACGACGTCACCTTCATCGACGAGTTCCTCACGCTCGAGTTCGTCCTCGAGCAGCGCCTCTTCACCTACGGCTACAACGACAAGCACCAGCGCTGGGAGGTGATGGAGCGCGAGTTCAAGAAGGTGAAGGAGAAGCTCCTCCACATGCTGACCAACTTCGGCCAGCCCGCGATCGCGGTGGAGGATGGCAACTACGACAACCGCGGCGAGCTGCTCCTCGTGCACAAGCACGACGGCGTGGACCTGAAGCTGGACTACGCGCGCGACACCCTGAAGCACCTCCAGACGCTGTGGCGGCGCCCGGTGAACCTCGTGTCCCGGATCGAGGGGCGCGGGACGCTGTTCCGCTTCGACGGCAAGGAGCACAGCGACCGCCGCGTGGAGCTCTGA